The DNA region TAAGAGATTAAAAGGCAGGTTAGAACCATAAAGATAAGTTTCAGTAGAGGAAAACGGCATTTCAACAAAAAGTGTCACACCATTTGAGCATAAGTTCTaggctttccttattttttaagaaaatctatTTCTCCAATTTATTACATATGTAAATTGAAGAAGGATATTTGAAACAACACTAAATTATAAGATCCTACTGAAGAGATTGTTCTTTGGATTATGTAAACATGCAAAGATGGTAATGGTAGCTTATTTCCAACTTAATTAACAAGATAACTGGGGGAGATAAATATGAAGGTAGAAGAATCCCATCATTCCTTCTATGCCCCAATTCTATGTATTTCAGCCAATATAAAGGTGTTCCTTTGAGCAGTCAAATGAGTGAAAAAAGAGGGTAAAATGCTTTAAGATCACCaactaagaaattttttttccttgagaattGGACTAAATAACCTCTAAGGTCTTTTCCCTTTTGATTCTGAAATTCTCTAATACTAATTTTCAGAATTCCAAGGaaggttaagaaaaagaaatgcaaaataaaccaaattctcTTACAGCTTCATATCATATAATTAGATATGttgaataaagaacaaaaattaagtTCAAAGCAAAGTGAAATATCTGTTTGAACTTGTTTAATTGAAAAGTTAGATAAAAAATAAGAGTACTTAATTTCATATTCATaagtttctaaaatttttctctaaaaaaattgtttcaaagaTGGACAATTCTTTAATAGCGAGTGTCATTTGCTATTATATGATAAATGAAATTATCTTCAAAGGAAatatttctttcatgtttttctagaattaaaaaattgCAGAAGTAAATGTTAAAGATAAGATACATACACCTGCAAAATTAAATCTAAAACAACAGATTTAACATAAATTGGCTTACTGTTATAGAATATCAACTAATTTTCCAGAAGCAAAGACCTCCAACTTCaaactacatttaaaaacatttttcaattttaaCATTAACTTCAATCAGGTTAAAATATGATTTCAGACTAGGAAAAGTAGaatcaaatgaaaatcaaaaagtaAACATATGATTAAATTAGAGTCAGAGACAAAGGCTTAATATTTATACTAACTCATACCAAATCATGCTTTTCCTGTAAGGCAATTTCTTCTGACATTATTTCTCTGAGTGATACTTTTTTAGTATGAGTGTTCCAATGATCCAATAAGGGTTGCATTTCAGGTGCTGCTAAAGTCTTCAGTAATTTTTTGCCCGTTCTCTGAGATGATTTTTGTTCTGGATTATCAAGACCAACATGCCCAACCAGGGAAGGATCTACAAAAGCAGTATCAATAGTGTCAGACCACCAACAATAAATGTACAAATTAGGCATTATTCATTCTGTTACATCTACCTCAGAGAGACCcagaaaacatgattttttacTCTTTGCTTATAAATACAATATTCCAAGTTGTATTTCAAAGTTGCAAAATACATCTTCACATAATCGCAAGCAAGTATAAATGTAGAAATATTCAAATGAACAATGATCTGGGTATTACTGTAAATCAACTCAATGCTTCCCCACTCTTTTTCATATCACATCAACACAGAGAAAACAGTGACACACATATACACTGGTAAACAGAGGAAGCTGCAGCCAGCCAGAAGTGAGCAGCTTTGGTCAGCTCTGCTTGGCCACTCCAAGAACTGAAAGGATGAATATTTCTGCAAATCTGTAACCCACTGGAGGCCTACAATAAATATTGAACAAATGATATTCAACATAAGGAAGGAACTAAACATTCTAAAAAATTCATAATAACAAGACAATGTATAATATTTCAGCTTTTCTAAGAGCACCACATTCTGATACACTCCTTTGATTTCCTGGAGAGTGAAGAAATAGCAAATACTGTCATCTGAATAACTCTGATACTCTTTGGGAACTTCTAGCTCTCAAACAGCTTTAGCTCTTGAAGCTACAACACAGGTCTGAACTAAAGTTAGGAATCTTCATTATAACAATCTTCAACCTGGAGTCCTAGGTATGGAGTGGACAAGAGAGGCATCTGGAGGAACTCAGGCACAAAAGGAGGACCCTGTAACAGGTCTGCCACCCTGCACTAACCACTTACAACAATGCTATCTAAGAAATCTTCTGGAATCAATTATTTTCAATTTGGCAGATGTAATCAAAAAGCAGGTTGACTTTCGTGCTCTAATTATATTAACatcaataaaaaatttgaaaaaccaaGTAATATTTCAATGATGCTCTCAAACAcaggaatatattttttttttttgcggtacgcgggcctctcactgttgtggcctctcccgttgcggagcacaggctccggacgcacaggctcagcggccatggctcacggggccagccgctccgccgcatgtgggatcctcccggaccggggcacgaacccgtgtcccctgaatcggcaggcggactctcaaccactgcgccaccagggaagccccacaggaaTATTTTATTGCTCTCAAACCAGAAGTTTCCCTTCATTCAGAGCAAAATCATAAACAGGAAACACCCTGACTATGTGCATTAGAGCACAACTTGGGTGTTCCACAGCactcctgtttttttttcaattgaaatgtagttgatttataatgttgtgttagttttcagGTGTTAACTGAAAGTTAAATGATATTATAggggcttttttcttctttaagctttattttcttttgtatcaatattaaatgttaaaactTTTATTTGCAAATCAAAATTCTTGGGTAACATATTTTGTGGAAGCATATTTAAAATGAGTTaagattcagggacttccctggcctgctcccagtgcagggggcccaggttcgatccctggtcagggacctagatcccgcatgctacaactaagagcctgcatgccacaattaaaagACCCCtcacgccgcaactaaagatcccgcacacctcaacaaagatcccgcatgccacaactaagacctggcgcagccaaatacataaacacttaaaaaaaaaaaaaagagttaaaattcatacacacacaccaagTTTCAACATCAAGACAAGAACATTACAAGTGAAAATATGTGCTTTACCTTGCATTAATTTGCCACAGGATACCTCTTCTTGTCTTTGTCGCTCCTAAACACAGAGGCAGAACGGGATTGGCAAAGGAGGGTGcattagaaaacaagcttatattatttttctctagtAATCATTTCTCCCTGTAAAACTATCAATCATTCTTGCTAAATCTAATAAAAGtagataaatataattataaattgattccatctatatattttttctacttataGAGCTCTTatgctgtgatttttttaaaaactgtttatgAAACTTAATTAGCACTGCAAGTCTTTAAGGAGTAAAAaactatttatgatttttttccctaaaaaaaaaaaatcaacaatcatATTGAGCTCCGTCATTAATTATATAATTTGGCCAGTctggaaataatctaaaatactggaaggagaaaaaaaaaatcagtaacctGTTAACTGGTAAAATTAATTCTCTCTCAAAGTCAAAATTCAATAGAATCTTTCATATAACAGATTTTATTGAAGAGCAAAGGTGACAAAATGTACACAAAAGgagctttctttaaaaagaagcctACCAACCATTAcagattctttccatttttcatgaATCACTTTAGCCAGATTCAGGTCTATATGAACCACACAGTCCTCAACTGTTAGGGACCCTTGTGagggggggaagaaaagaaaagaaaatatgatcaTTACTCATTATACATTTGCAGAAAACATACTCAACTACCTTATGCATCATAAaactaatttgtatttttaattactaACCTATGTCTCTAGTTCTAAATCTCTTggaatatttttatgtaatatgTCATTGTTTTCACACTTCTTGGCAGGTACAATTATATTATGTTTCATATATTTAAGTTATTCATGTCCATTAgactaaatatatttaatatattcatttccATTAGTCAAGACTTTCCAGTAGGCGTATTCTAAGGAATTATCTTGCCTTAAGTGTATCTGGAGTAGCACCAAAGGATTCAAAAAGATGTATCTGTGCAAATAAGTATGAGGTAAATACCAGAGAAAACTCCAGTATATGCACAAGATGAATACAAAGTCCGTCTAAATACTATTTCTtcaaattatatacttaaaaatctTCTACAAATACACTGTGTCAAAAATAATAAGGTAGGCAAAACAAATTACTTTTACACTTCtagtaacataaaataattttaaaattgaactaGACCCTGTATCTATATTCTACTTACACAAAGATACACATATAAGTAATTTACTTTTTCCTTACCTGAATCAATACCAACAGGGCCAAATAATTCATTGAGCTGAAAAGCCAGTTCAGGGGGCAATGCCAATTCCAGACAGTCTATGGTCAGCGATTTGGCCATCACTGGCGTGGGATTCAACGTCTCAGTTTTATCTCCTTCAGTAACTTCAGCTGACAAAGCACTCCCTGACATTAGAATTTTTTCCACTTCCAGTTCATCTTCATTCATAAATTCTTCTGTGTTTGGAAATTTCACATAATCCTTTGGaagattttcacttttatttatgtCAAAAGagtcagtaaaataaatttcttcatgTAATTCAAGATCCGAAGTGCTCgatacagaatttaaaatatcagACAAATTCAAAGAAGAATGTATACTGTCTCCAATCTCAGTGACTTCTGGATTCTTCTCCATTTCACCCACATTTTTAGTGGTAGTAGCTTTTAGAGTGCCTGGAAAAAACTGCTTAACATTATATAAACCTGAAAGTTCTGCCTGACTATTAGGAAGTACTTCATTATTATTCTTGAGATCTACATTAGGAAATATACCTGTTATTAATCCAGGTTTTTCAGTAGTTATAGCTTTTATTTCTGCCTGCTCtaagttttccttttctgaattACAGGTAGACTGTACGTTAGTGTTACTGATACCAATTCCATGGCTAAATTCTGGCACAGAAGAATTAGACTCCTCTAAGCTTCCTCTTTGGCTAATAATTTCCTTCAAATTCAGTCCCAGAGAAAATGGCCCAATTTGTGCTTCATCATATGACTTTTCTATATTCTCAAATTCAGTATCCTCACATAATTTAGTTTCAGAATCCAATAAAAGGCTTGTGGCCCAAATAATATCTTTGTTACACCTCTCATATAGGTCTTTTAGGGCTTCTAATGAAAACGATCCAAATAGTTTACAAAGAATGTTAAGATTTTCAGATTCATCAGCACTGGTAAGCTCACTTTCTTCAACATATGTGCTTTTGTCATACATTACCCTATATGGAATTGTTTCTTGAACATCTAATTTTGTGTTAATATTGAAAGCTTTCGGTTTAAATCCATCTAATCTTCCTGTTAATACTCTCAGAGAATCTGAAAcaccaattttattcttttctattttccataaGAGAGCAAAATCCTGTGGTTCAGTCTGAGTACACTTGCCTACTTCTATTCCAGGGACTTCTTTAgtcttttcttcttgaaattcAGCTAAAGTTTGTGGTCCCACTCCTCCAGGAGCAGTTGGCACACTATTGGTAAAAGTAAGAGACAATGTGTGCTGCCTATGAATCTTTTTACTTGGACAAGTTTTATTCTCACAAGTCATTTCATTGGGCAGCATTTCAGAACTTCCTCGAGTAGAACTACCCAATGTTTTTAGCTCTTCAGGGCTTGTGCCCCAACAGGCCTCATGTGCTGTATATAAGGACATTTCATTCATACTGTTGTTAGTTCCAAATTCTAGGTTGGGTTCATTTAAGCCAGCCTTTGGCATTCTTGATCTGTGCTCTCTCTGAGCTAAAGAATCAGATGAAGGCCAGGCACCCACAATGTTGAATGAgtctttttcagtatttttataagtACCATATTTACAGCTATTGAAAGATTCTGAGGCATCATCACACTGTGACTTGCTGTCATCCTCTACGTTTTCATGTGGAGATCCTCGTGGCTGGATACAATCTATACTCACAGATAAACTACTGTCTAATACTTTATGTGACTGAGGGCAATTATACTTTTTGTCACTTTGTATAGATAAAGCTTTTTCAGTTTTTCGGTTCCTTTTTGTCCTCTGACCGATAGACTTATCAACTGGCCAGTCACCAACAAAAGACAGCTCTTGTCTTGGGAACTTTTCCGAAGttgatttgcttttttgttttccaaaggCTTTTTTCTTTACTCCTGCTCTTTCTTCCAGCGTTTCACTAGATGaagatttttcattttgaagtGGTACAGTATTTGAAAGACCACAGTCTTCTTGATTATTTCCACCATAGCAAATACCTGGTGATATTCTCTCTACAAAACTATCTGAATTGGTTTTACTACACTCTTTTTCAGGAGCCATTTCTACTGGttcttcttttttacttttgtctGTTGCTCGTTCTTTGCTttcagaatcagaaaaataaatgtctggaGCTTCCTGAATGAAAGCATTCTGAATGTTAGGATTCAtaccaattatttctttttttccgtTGTTTAAATCTGCATTAGGGAGATATGTAACATTCTCAGGTAACAAATTTTCTTTGGTCACATCATGTTTCTTCTCTTCAATTAACTCTGGATGCTTCAGAGACGAggataaaacattttcttctttttcagaggcAATATCTTCATTGTCTCTTGGGCTGTAAGATCTGTTTTTAAGTATTATAAGGAAATCTCTTAATGTTGCCATTAATATTATGATTTAAAGAATCATTCAACTGAAAGACGAGACACTTGATCCTTCCTTAATACACTATGAACACATCACTTTATTGTAATCCCAACACCTAGCACAACGCTTGGCATACAAGAAGCACTCAGATTTTTTCAAATTGAATAATTAACATGAGATTTTCAGTTAAGGTGTTTATTATGCATTAAATATTAAAGTTAAGGTTCTAAATTTGTTCCCAGAAGAGGACACCTCCCTAGCTCCTTTCCAACCTATTTAAGCTTAATATATGTGAAACTAGGTCTGCCTCTATACCACCTGTCATTTGTTGCAGAGGAAAATGCTTAAGATTGATTTACAAAGTCTCAAAGAGTCAACCAACATGATCTGCACAATTAAGTGAAATGAGAGAAAGGGAGGACAGCTCTCATTTGAGATGTCACTTGCTAAATTTTTTAAAGCCATCCTCGATGTTAATTTCAGGCTCAGAGCACTTTTGCCGAATCATTATACTTTTAACTTCAGTGCATTTTCCTTATTTAACAActcatcttcctttctttctttattgcaGGAGTTCTCAAAGTCCCAACTATCCCATGAAGTCTTCCTAAGTGAAATCACACCTAACATTCAGTTTTCTATACACCAGATGATAGTATATTATAAGTTCTTCACAAGTATTAATTCATAATCCTTATGAGATCCTTATAAGCAAAGtgttactattgccattttgcaaatgaggagcCGAAGTATAGAGAGATTTTATAATTTGTCAAAGATCTGACAAATCTTTGGGATTTGAAGCCAGGAAATacagctaaggagcccacattcttaaccactttgcaaTACTGCTCCTCAATAAAAGAgcatttgtgaattttcttttcCCAACTCCTTTTTAAAAGGGTCTCTCATCCCTAATCATCAAAAAATGTGAGCAATTCAGAACTCTATATTTAAGACTCTTCTTTACTCACTTATTGATTCAATTGTTTATGTATCCTAAATGTTTTTAACATAATCAGTACTATCCTGAATTGCAAACTTTCAAAAGGTTGTGACTTGTTATTACTTAGTAAAAGTATACCATGCATAATACATTTTTACGATACTAGCTTGAAAGAGTATTTTTATTAATACCTAAGAAAATTAAGAAGTAATGTGACTATATACAAAATAACAATAGAGGGTAGATAATGTAACAGATAAATACTGGAATAGCAGCAAGTTAAATAAAGAAGGCCGGAGTATTCATAGTGTAAACAGGGACCTACATAAACCAAAAGACAATGAAACCCCCATGTATGTCATCACCCACATAAACTTTTACTTCTCTTGCTAACCATATATATCCTGTTCCAGGTAAGACTATACCTAAaccctacaaacaacaaatgcctaccttatttttaaagttatttggcAGTGATTTTAGAAGTTCCTAAattatcagattttttaaaattaagtttttaaattgaatttctgTACATAGAGACTTTAACCTACCTAGTACTTCTGTCACAAGAATATGCACACAACTCGATACGTTCCATTTTCTCTGGAACTGAAGAACTCATGATTATGGGCACTGAAACAAAACGTTGATAGTGTTCCAACattcttgttattttttctttgcttatccCATGAATATTACGCCTAAaaattccaggggaaaaaaagggtagAAGGAACATTggtaattaagtttttaaaaaatcagctcatATAATGTTAAGAGAAACAATGATACA from Mesoplodon densirostris isolate mMesDen1 chromosome 1, mMesDen1 primary haplotype, whole genome shotgun sequence includes:
- the N4BP2 gene encoding NEDD4-binding protein 2 isoform X5 gives rise to the protein MPRRRKNLGGNPFRKTTNSKEVVSSVASREEPTTTLPSMCETNVDQEELFTSISEMFSDLDPDVVYLMLSECDFKVENAMDCLLELSATDAKIEESPSKSFVASENQVDAVGCEIMEKCPPEEESEDSKMDSFLDMQLTEDLDSLIQNAFEKLNSSPDDHAYSFLPLRDVNNFSNPSAFINSDSSSTTPILSTQNMDLNSENVESSASTLSSNSLTSHSLANESKSFTKDNTSALEDSLLSSSLNVANDTMMDCSNQVQKELLESVCVETQFSQAPVDLDANELQAPLNLTVQTLGLGLLGTGGDQKSVPDVFVPSEEFNFQSHKQTELPPKGKDVNYCPVLTPLPLLLPPPPPPPMWNPMIPAFDLFQGNHGFVAPVVTTAAHWRSVNYTFPPPVISHTSPTKVWRNKEGTSPYQVQETPVSQVVRKKTSSYVGLVLVLLRGLPGSGKSFLARTLQEDNPSGVILSTDDYFYINGQYQFDVKYLGEAHEWNQNRAKEAFEKTVSPIIIDNTNLQAWEMKPYVALSQKHKYKVLFREPDTWWKFKPKELARRNIHGISKEKITRMLEHYQRFVSVPIIMSSSVPEKMERIELCAYSCDRSTRSYSPRDNEDIASEKEENVLSSSLKHPELIEEKKHDVTKENLLPENVTYLPNADLNNGKKEIIGMNPNIQNAFIQEAPDIYFSDSESKERATDKSKKEEPVEMAPEKECSKTNSDSFVERISPGICYGGNNQEDCGLSNTVPLQNEKSSSSETLEERAGVKKKAFGKQKSKSTSEKFPRQELSFVGDWPVDKSIGQRTKRNRKTEKALSIQSDKKYNCPQSHKVLDSSLSVSIDCIQPRGSPHENVEDDSKSQCDDASESFNSCKYGTYKNTEKDSFNIVGAWPSSDSLAQREHRSRMPKAGLNEPNLEFGTNNSMNEMSLYTAHEACWGTSPEELKTLGSSTRGSSEMLPNEMTCENKTCPSKKIHRQHTLSLTFTNSVPTAPGGVGPQTLAEFQEEKTKEVPGIEVGKCTQTEPQDFALLWKIEKNKIGVSDSLRVLTGRLDGFKPKAFNINTKLDVQETIPYRVMYDKSTYVEESELTSADESENLNILCKLFGSFSLEALKDLYERCNKDIIWATSLLLDSETKLCEDTEFENIEKSYDEAQIGPFSLGLNLKEIISQRGSLEESNSSVPEFSHGIGISNTNVQSTCNSEKENLEQAEIKAITTEKPGLITGIFPNVDLKNNNEVLPNSQAELSGLYNVKQFFPGTLKATTTKNVGEMEKNPEVTEIGDSIHSSLNLSDILNSVSSTSDLELHEEIYFTDSFDINKSENLPKDYVKFPNTEEFMNEDELEVEKILMSGSALSAEVTEGDKTETLNPTPVMAKSLTIDCLELALPPELAFQLNELFGPVGIDSGSLTVEDCVVHIDLNLAKVIHEKWKESVMVGATKTRRGILWQINARSFPGWACWS